A window from Festucalex cinctus isolate MCC-2025b chromosome 12, RoL_Fcin_1.0, whole genome shotgun sequence encodes these proteins:
- the cga gene encoding glycoprotein hormones alpha chain: protein MGSVKSVGPLLLLLTYLLYMANPYPDSDFSHIGCEECTLKMSKVFSRDQPIYQCKGCCFSRAYPTPLRTKKIMMNPKNITSEASCCVASRSHKVHVKNILSGNPTLTLRNHTECECGTCIYHKI from the exons ATGGGATCTGTGAAATCAGTTGGACCACTTCTTCTTTTATTGACGTACCTTCTCTACATGGCCAATCCTTATCCCGACTCGGACTTTTCACACA TAGGATGTGAGGAGTGCACGTTGAAAATGAGCAAAGTTTTCTCACGGGACCAGCCCATCTATCAGTGTAAGGGCTGCTGCTTCTCCAGAGCTTACCCGACACCTCTCCGGACCAAGAAGATAATGATGAACCCGAAGAATATCACCTCAGAGGCATCGTGCTGCGTTGCGAGTAGAAGCCATAAG GTACATGTGAAAAATATTCTGTCGGGAAACCCCACTCTTACGTTGAGAAACCACACAGAGTGCGAGTGTGGCACCTGCATATATCACAAGATCTGA
- the LOC144032245 gene encoding heterogeneous nuclear ribonucleoprotein Q isoform X1, translated as MATEHINGNGPEEPMDTSAAVTHSEHFQTLLEAGLPQKVAEKLDEIYIAGLVSHSDLDDRAIEALKEFNDEGALQVLLQFKDSDLSHVQNKSAFLCGVMKTYRQREKQGTKVSDTNKGPDEAKIKALLERTGYTLDVTTGQRKYGGPPPESAHSGAQPTVGTEIFVGKIPRDLFEDELVPLFEKAGPIWDLRLMMDPLSGLNRGYAFVTFCTKEAAQQAVKLCNNNEIRPGKLIGVCISVANNRLFVGSIPKSKTKEQIVEEFAKVTEGLNDVILYHQPDDKKKNRGFCFLEYEDHKTAAQARRRLMSGKVKVWGNVVTVEWADPIEDPDPEVMAKVKVLFVRNLASSVTEEILEKAFSQFGKLERVKKLKDYAFVHFEERDGAVKALADLNGKDLEGEHIEIVFAKPPDQKRKERKAQRQAAKTQMYDEYYYYAPPHMPPPTRGRGRGGRGGYSYPPEYYSYEDYYDYYGYDYHNYRGGYDDPFYSYDDFQGSVRGRGARGGVRGGITQTRARGGITPRGRLAFSQRGVPGTSRAGKRGRGRS; from the exons ATGGCCACAGAACATATTAATGGAAATGGTCCAGAAGAACCAATGGACACCTCTGCTGCAGTTACCCATTCTGAGCACTTCCAGACTTTATTAGAAGCTGGTTTACCACAGAAAGTTGCTGAAAAACTAGATGAAATTTACATAGCAG GATTGGTGTCACACAGTGACTTGGATGATCGAGCAATTGAGGCTCTGAAAGAATTCAACGACGAAGGTGCTCTCCAAGTCCTCTTGCAATTCAAGGACAGCGACCTCTCACATGTTCAG AACAAAAGTGCCTTTCTTTGTGGCGTGATGAAGACATACAGGCAAAGAGAGAAACAAGGGACCAAAGTGTCAGACACCAACAAAGGACCAGATGAAGCCAAAATCAAA GCATTGCTGGAGAGGACTGGCTACACACTTGATGTCACTACAGGCCAGAGGAAGTATGGCGGTCCACCACCTGAATCAGCTCACTCAGGGGCACAGCCGACTGTTGGGACAGAA ATATTTGTTGGGAAAATCCCCAGAGACCTGTTTGAGGATGAGCTGGTTCCTTTGTTTGAGAAAGCTGGCCCTATCTGGGACCTGCGCCTGATGATGGATCCCCTTAGTGGCCTGAACAGAGGCTACGCCTTTGTCACTTTCTGCACCAAAGAGGCGGCACAGCAGGCTGTCAAACTG TGCAACAATAATGAAATCCGACCCGGCAAACTAATTGGCGTGTGCATCTCAGTGGCCAATAATCGACTGTTTGTTGGCTCCATCCCCAAGAGTAAAACAAAAGAGCAGATTGTTGAAGAATTTGCAAAAGTCACAG AGGGTTTAAATGATGTCATATTGTACCACCAACCTGACGACAAGAAGAAGAACCGCGGCTTTTGCTTCTTGGAATATGAAGACCACAAGACGGCGGCTCAGGCCCGCCGGCGTCTGATGAGCGGCAAGGTGAAGGTCTGGGGCAACGTGGTCACTGTGGAGTGGGCCGATCCCATCGAGGACCCCGACCCAGAAGTCATGGCCAAG GTGAAAGTGTTGTTCGTGAGGAACCTAGCTAGCTCTGTAACTGAAGAGATTCTTGAAAAGGCGTTTAGTCAGTTTGGCAAATTGGAGCGTGTGAAGAAATTGAAAGACTACGCATTCGTTCACTTTGAGGAAAGAGATGGTGCTGTCAAG GCTCTCGCTGATCTCAATGGAAAAGATCTGGAAGGAGAACATATTGAGATCGTCTTTGCCAAGCCTCCTGACCAGAAGAGGAAAGAGCGCAAAGCGCAGAGACAAGCGGCCAAAACACAAAT GTATGATGAATACTATTACTATGCGCCTCCCCACATGCCTCCGCCCACGAGAGGCCGTGGTAGAGGCGGGCGCGGAGGCTACTCTTACCCTCCGGAATACTACAGCTACGAAGACTATTACGATTACTATGGTTACGACTACCACAACTACAGGGGCGGCTATGACGACCCCTTCTACAGCTACGACGATTTCCAGGGCTCTGTGAGAGGCCGAGGAGCAAGGGGCGGTGTCCGCGGCGGGATTACCCAGACGAGGGCCCGTGGCGGCATCACACCCAGGGGAAGATTGGCCTTCTCCCAGCGGGGCGTCCCTGGAACAAGCAGAG CAGGGAAGCGGGGCCGAGGCCGGTCCTGA
- the LOC144032245 gene encoding heterogeneous nuclear ribonucleoprotein Q isoform X2, translating into MKTYRQREKQGTKVSDTNKGPDEAKIKALLERTGYTLDVTTGQRKYGGPPPESAHSGAQPTVGTEIFVGKIPRDLFEDELVPLFEKAGPIWDLRLMMDPLSGLNRGYAFVTFCTKEAAQQAVKLCNNNEIRPGKLIGVCISVANNRLFVGSIPKSKTKEQIVEEFAKVTEGLNDVILYHQPDDKKKNRGFCFLEYEDHKTAAQARRRLMSGKVKVWGNVVTVEWADPIEDPDPEVMAKVKVLFVRNLASSVTEEILEKAFSQFGKLERVKKLKDYAFVHFEERDGAVKALADLNGKDLEGEHIEIVFAKPPDQKRKERKAQRQAAKTQMYDEYYYYAPPHMPPPTRGRGRGGRGGYSYPPEYYSYEDYYDYYGYDYHNYRGGYDDPFYSYDDFQGSVRGRGARGGVRGGITQTRARGGITPRGRLAFSQRGVPGTSRAGKRGRGRS; encoded by the exons ATGAAGACATACAGGCAAAGAGAGAAACAAGGGACCAAAGTGTCAGACACCAACAAAGGACCAGATGAAGCCAAAATCAAA GCATTGCTGGAGAGGACTGGCTACACACTTGATGTCACTACAGGCCAGAGGAAGTATGGCGGTCCACCACCTGAATCAGCTCACTCAGGGGCACAGCCGACTGTTGGGACAGAA ATATTTGTTGGGAAAATCCCCAGAGACCTGTTTGAGGATGAGCTGGTTCCTTTGTTTGAGAAAGCTGGCCCTATCTGGGACCTGCGCCTGATGATGGATCCCCTTAGTGGCCTGAACAGAGGCTACGCCTTTGTCACTTTCTGCACCAAAGAGGCGGCACAGCAGGCTGTCAAACTG TGCAACAATAATGAAATCCGACCCGGCAAACTAATTGGCGTGTGCATCTCAGTGGCCAATAATCGACTGTTTGTTGGCTCCATCCCCAAGAGTAAAACAAAAGAGCAGATTGTTGAAGAATTTGCAAAAGTCACAG AGGGTTTAAATGATGTCATATTGTACCACCAACCTGACGACAAGAAGAAGAACCGCGGCTTTTGCTTCTTGGAATATGAAGACCACAAGACGGCGGCTCAGGCCCGCCGGCGTCTGATGAGCGGCAAGGTGAAGGTCTGGGGCAACGTGGTCACTGTGGAGTGGGCCGATCCCATCGAGGACCCCGACCCAGAAGTCATGGCCAAG GTGAAAGTGTTGTTCGTGAGGAACCTAGCTAGCTCTGTAACTGAAGAGATTCTTGAAAAGGCGTTTAGTCAGTTTGGCAAATTGGAGCGTGTGAAGAAATTGAAAGACTACGCATTCGTTCACTTTGAGGAAAGAGATGGTGCTGTCAAG GCTCTCGCTGATCTCAATGGAAAAGATCTGGAAGGAGAACATATTGAGATCGTCTTTGCCAAGCCTCCTGACCAGAAGAGGAAAGAGCGCAAAGCGCAGAGACAAGCGGCCAAAACACAAAT GTATGATGAATACTATTACTATGCGCCTCCCCACATGCCTCCGCCCACGAGAGGCCGTGGTAGAGGCGGGCGCGGAGGCTACTCTTACCCTCCGGAATACTACAGCTACGAAGACTATTACGATTACTATGGTTACGACTACCACAACTACAGGGGCGGCTATGACGACCCCTTCTACAGCTACGACGATTTCCAGGGCTCTGTGAGAGGCCGAGGAGCAAGGGGCGGTGTCCGCGGCGGGATTACCCAGACGAGGGCCCGTGGCGGCATCACACCCAGGGGAAGATTGGCCTTCTCCCAGCGGGGCGTCCCTGGAACAAGCAGAG CAGGGAAGCGGGGCCGAGGCCGGTCCTGA